The following coding sequences lie in one Arachis hypogaea cultivar Tifrunner chromosome 9, arahy.Tifrunner.gnm2.J5K5, whole genome shotgun sequence genomic window:
- the LOC112709548 gene encoding protein FAR1-RELATED SEQUENCE 5-like, giving the protein MSNGDKAQVDSMKQFGIPTAKIMAYMAGQSGGYGMLRFTKRDLYNYIHGQRLARISDGDAAATISYLEGKANADMTIVARYTRTADDRLGSLFWVDGEMMSDYQLFGDVMAFDSTYRSNKYKKPLVVFSGSNHHKQTTIFGFALLEDEEVRTYRWLLLNLVDVMGEKTPCVVVTDGDKAMRAAIAEVFPAARHRLCGWHLEKNCVQRVKDTEFRKVFKKAMYANFEVEDFEEYWKTAVESLGLQNNSWVQQTYEVKESWATSYLRGTFCAGYRTTSRCEGINAYIKGFLKSTDSILELVHSLDRVVKVYRNNEVTAQFYSTYYSPVLTTGLDSIELFASKLYTRAVFREVKKQIKGVATLLFRGRDSISTTVVYKFSRMGAPGRIHKVLFDPDDKKIQCDCSMWNSEGIPCSHIFCVMKYEGLEQIPDSLILRRWCKDAKDSRRMPVTMRPGDEGRMLRYAALSSATSLVARLGSDEREDFEFAKESIASLIDKLRHRVYERAGGQPGMSGWKAMKDPVVARTKGAPKRKKEFDQCSQPDVRGKRRCCTKCGTPGHTKRTCSGYCARGVSGIGNGVSPTDGNGSHDGSAAASASLPTELGHAYEVI; this is encoded by the coding sequence ATGAGTAATGGTGACAAAGCACAAGTTGATAGCATGAAGCAATTTGGTATACCAACTGCGAAGATAATGGCTTACATGGCTGGTCAATCTGGAGGGTATGGAATGCTGCGATTTACAAAGCGTGATTTGTATAATTATATACATGGTCAAAGGCTGGCCCGAATCAGTGATGGCGATGCTGCAGCAACGATCAGTTACTTGGAGGGCAAGGCGAATGCCGACATGACGATTGTAGCACGTTACACGCGAACTGCCGATGATCGGCTGGGGAGCCTTTTCTGGGTCGACGGTGAGATGATGTCTGACTATCAGTTATTTGGTGATGTTATGGCCTTTGATTCGACGTATCGGTCTAATAAGTACAAGAAACCGCTTGTAGTGTTCTCTGGGTCAAATCACCATAAACAGACAACCATTTTTGGATTTGCGCTCCTGGAGGATGAGGAAGTTCGTACTTACCGGTGGCTGCTGTTAAATCTTGTAGATGTAATGGGAGAGAAGACTCCGTGTGTTGTTGTCACGGATGGGGACAAAGCGATGCGCGCAGCCATCGCGGAGGTGTTCCCGGCAGCTAGGCACCGGCTGTGTGGGTGGCACTTGGAGAAAAACTGTGTTCAGCGGGTTAAGGATACGGAGTTCCGAAAGGTTTTTAAGAAGGCTATGTATGCGAACTTCGAGGTGGAGGACTTCGAGGAATATTGGAAGACGGCGGTGGAGTCACTTGGCCTACAAAATAATAGTTGGGTTCAACAAACATACGAGGTTAAAGAAAGTTGGGCAACATCATATCTCCGGGGCACTTTCTGTGCGGGATACAGAACAACCTCAAGGTGTGAGGGGATTAACGCATACATAAAGGGGTTCCTGAAATCCACTGATAGCATTTTGGAGCTGGTGCACAGCTTAGATCGCGTTGTAAAGGTTTATCGAAACAACGAAGTCACGGCGCAGTTCTATTCTACGTACTACAGCCCCGTGTTAACAACCGGGCTTGACTCTATCGAGCTTTTTGCATCGAAACTGTACACTCGAGCAGTTTTTAGAGAGGTCAAGAAACAAATCAAGGGTGTTGCAACCTTGCTGTTTCGTGGGAGAGACAGCATCAGCACCACGGTTGTCTACAAGTTTTCAAGGATGGGCGCGCCTGGTAGGATTCACAAGGTTTTGTTCGACCCAGATGACAAGAAAATTCAGTGCGACTGTTCGATGTGGAATAGTGAGGGTATTCCATGTAGTCACATATTCTGCGTGATGAAATACGAGGGTTTGGAACAAATACCGGACAGCCTTATTCTTAGAAGATGGTGCAAGGATGCAAAGGATTCCAGACGGATGCCGGTGACAATGAGACCTGGAGATGAAGGTCGCATGCTTAGGTATGCGGCACTTTCTTCGGCCACAAGCTTGGTCGCAAGACTTGGTTCGGATGAGCGTGAAGACTTCGAATTCGCTAAGGAGAGCATCGCGAGTCTAATAGATAAGCTACGTCACAGAGTTTATGAAAGGGCAGGTGGTCAGCCAGGTATGTCGGGGTGGAAAGCGATGAAGGACCCGGTTGTGGCAAGAACAAAAGGTGCCCCTAAGAGGAAGAAGGAGTTCGACCAATGTAGTCAACCCGACGTGCGAGGGAAGAGGCGTTGCTGCACCAAATGTGGCACACCCGGGCATACCAAGAGGACATGCAGCGGGTACTGTGCACGAGGGGTGTCCGGGATTGGTAATGGGGTCTCCCCCACGGATGGCAACGGTTCGCATGACGGCTCTGCAGCCGCTTCAGCGTCTCTTCCGACCGAGCTCGGTCATGCGTATGAGGTAATATAA